CGCGCAGCGCCGACTCGGGCGTGTCGGGCCGCGGGCCGTGCAGACCGGTACGCGCACCGCCCGCCGTGGAGCCGGCCCCGGACGCCAGGCCGGCACACAGGGCCACGGCGCCGGTCAGGGCGCCCCGCACGAGTCCGCGCCGCCCGGCAGTCCCGTCGGCGCGGTATCGCTCAGCAACGACGCTCATACGGGCCCAAGCTAGGGCCCTGCGGGCGCGGGGGCCGGAGGCAGGCCCGCCCTTGGGGAACTCTTGGACAAATGCCGCCTGACACCGCGCGGGCCGGCGGGCGTCGCCGGGCCGTTCACCGGTGCTCGGCGGGCCGCTGGCCGCGGTCGAAGTACGCCGCCAGCTCCGGGTCGAGCGGCGGCACCCGCCGGGGCGTGCCTCCGGCCCGCAGGGACTCGGTCGCCAGGCAGCCCACCGCGACCGCCATGCGGGCGGCGACCGGCGAGGTGTCCGTGGCTCCCCCGTGGCGTACGAAGCGCAGGAACTCGTCGATCAGGAGCGGGTCGGCGCCGCCGTGCCCGCCCGCGGCCGCCGCGTCCGGGACGGTGTGGGACGCGTCCGGCTCGGCCCGGTATCCGGAGCGCCGGGTGTTCCAGACCCGGACCTGGGCGCCCGGGCCGTCGCCGAAGTTCTCCAGGCGTCCGGCATCCCCGATGACCGTGTAGTTGCGCCAGTAGTCGGGGCTGAAATGGCACTGCTGATAGGCGGCGAGCACGCCGTTGGCGAGCCGGAGGTTGAGCAGCGAGACGTCCTCGACGTCGATGACCGGGTTGAGGCCGCGCTGGGTGTGCGGGGGCCAGTGGCCCTCCTCCGTGTACCAGTCCTCGCCCTTGGGTTCGCCGGGCACGCGGCGGTGCGGGTTGTCCCCGTAGACCATCAGGTCGCCCATCGCCTGGACGTCGTCCGTGTAGGCGCCGGCCAGCCAGTGCAGGACGTCGATGTCGTGCGCGGCCTTCTGGAGCAGCAGGCCCGTGGTGTACCGGCGCTCGGCGTGCCAGTCCTTGAAGTAC
The Streptomyces sp. NBC_01296 DNA segment above includes these coding regions:
- a CDS encoding Gfo/Idh/MocA family protein, whose amino-acid sequence is MTDLRIGVLGFGLRGSIARTAHRPGRGSAVTAVADPDPRARADAAAAFPGAHVTAGHRAVIEDPEVDAVLVLTPDHTHADLACRALVARKPVFVEKPLDICVDRCDELLRTAREKGTRLYVGHNMRHMPVVRTMRALIAAGEIGRVRTVWVRHFVGYGGDWYFKDWHAERRYTTGLLLQKAAHDIDVLHWLAGAYTDDVQAMGDLMVYGDNPHRRVPGEPKGEDWYTEEGHWPPHTQRGLNPVIDVEDVSLLNLRLANGVLAAYQQCHFSPDYWRNYTVIGDAGRLENFGDGPGAQVRVWNTRRSGYRAEPDASHTVPDAAAAGGHGGADPLLIDEFLRFVRHGGATDTSPVAARMAVAVGCLATESLRAGGTPRRVPPLDPELAAYFDRGQRPAEHR